A DNA window from Procambarus clarkii isolate CNS0578487 chromosome 3, FALCON_Pclarkii_2.0, whole genome shotgun sequence contains the following coding sequences:
- the LOC138368300 gene encoding prophage side tail fiber protein homolog StfR-like yields the protein MIAATDAIIAATEAIIAATEAIIAATDAIIAATDAIIAATEAIIAATEAIIAATDAIIAAAEAIIAATEAIIAATDAIIAATDAIIAATEAIIAATEAIIAATDAIIAAAEAIIAATEAIIAATEAIIAATDAIIAATDAIIAATEAIIAATEAIIAATEAIIAATEDIIAAAHGVIAATVTIIAATDAVIAATEATIATTDAIIATTEAIIAATDATIAATVTIIAATDANNSSKQRLS from the coding sequence ATGATAGCAGCAACAGACGCTATCATAGCAGCAACAGAAGCTATAATAGCAGCAACAGAGGCTATCATAGCAGCAACAGACGCTATCATAGCAGCAACAGACGCTATCATAGCAGCAACAGAAGCTATCATAGCAGCAACAGAGGCTATCATAGCAGCAACAGACGCTATCATAGCAGCAGCAGAAGCTATAATAGCAGCAACAGAGGCTATCATAGCAGCAACAGACGCTATCATAGCAGCAACAGACGCTATCATAGCAGCAACAGAAGCTATCATAGCAGCAACAGAGGCTATCATAGCAGCAACAGACGCTATCATAGCAGCAGCAGAAGCTATCATAGCAGCAACAGAGGCTATCATAGCAGCAACAGAGGCTATCATAGCAGCAACAGACGCTATCATAGCAGCAACAGACGCTATCATAGCAGCAACAGAGGCTATCATAGCAGCAACAGAGGCTATCATAGCAGCAACAGAGGCTATCATAGCAGCAACAGAGGATATCATAGCAGCAGCACACGGTGTCATAGCAGCAACAGTGACTATCATAGCAGCAACAGACGCTGTCATAGCAGCAACAGAAGCTACCATAGCAACAACAGACGCTATCATAGCAACAACAGAGGCTATCATAGCAGCAACAGACGCTACCATAGCAGCTACAGTGACTATCATAGCAGCAACAGACGCTAATAATAGCAGCAAACAGAGGCTATCATAG